CAAAGCCTCCTCCAACAAATGCCAACCTTCAATCAAATAAGAAGAAGTACGGTATTTTTTCTGTTGTAATTTCTTAACCTGCTTGACCAAATGATTGGCCTTTGAGCGAATGATCTCCATGAATGCCCCTTTTTCTTTTACTGCTCAGCAACTTCAATTTTCCAACGGCTAAATCAATTATCTTGATTTTTGAACAGTCTTACCCAACCATGATATAATAAAGTAAATGTCTTGTCAAAAGGAGAAACTTATGCGAAAGGTAAAAATGATTGCATCTGGTCGTGTGCAAGGAGTCGGCTTTCGTTGGTCTGTTCAATTTTTAGCTGTGGAAATAGGCGACATCTACGGCAGAGTTTGGAATAATGATGATGGAACTGTCACCATTTTAGCTCAGTCAGATAATGCTGAGAAACTTAGCCATTTTATCCATGAAATTCGGAAAGGGCCTTCTCGTATGGCCAAAGTCACCTATCTAGATGTCACCCTAGCCAACTTCGAAGACTATAAGGATTTTCAGGTGGCGTATAGATAAAACTTGTATATTTTGAACAAAAAAAGTAAAATAGAATGTATCTTGTAAAAAAAGGAATGTATCATTTTGAAAAAGAATAAACGAATTTTATTAACAGGTCTAGCCCTGTCTACGCTAGTATTTCTATCAGGATGTGTGCAGACAAAGAACGGTGTTCCTACTGGTGAAGGTTGGGTCTACAACTTCCTTGTTGCCCCAATGGGAAACCTGATTAAATTCTTCGCGGAAAACCAAGGACTCGGTTTCGGTGTTGCTATCATTATCGTGACATTGATTGTTCGTCTCTTCATCATGCCACTAGGTATTTACCAATCTTGGAAATCAACCTATCAGTCTGAGAAAATGAATTACCTCAAACCAATTTTAGGTCCAATCCAAGAACGCATGAAAAATGCAAGTTCCCAAGAAGAGCAATTGGCTGCCCAACAGGAATACTTTGCTGCTCAAAAACAATATGGTGTCAGCGTATTTGGTGGAATGGGCTGCCTTCCTATCTTGATTCAAATGCCATTCTTTACGGCACTCTTCTATGCAGCTCGTTACACGGAAGGAATCTCAGAAGCAACCTTCCTTGGCATTGATCTCGGTTCTGCAAGTCTCATTCTAACAGCTATTGCTGGTATCCTCTACTACGCTCAATCACTTCTGATGCAAGTCGGTATGGACGAAGAACAGAAGAAACAAATGAGAGCTGTGGCAATCATGAACCCATTGATGATTGTTATGTTCTCTTGGTCTTCACCTGCTGGTGTTACCCTCTACTGGGTAGTCGGTGGATTTATCGGTCTTATTCAACAAGCTCTTACAAACCTCATCTTGAAACCACGTATCCGTGCTAAGGTTGAAGAAGAATTTAAAAATAATCCTCCAAAACCATATAAATCAACTATCAAGGATGTAACTCCTAAAGCATCCGCTATCATCGAAGAAAAAACGTCGAAGAAATCAAACCGTAACGCCGGTAAACAACGTTCTAGATAAAAAATCGCAACCATCTGTTTCAGATGGTTGTTTTCTTATATAGTATGTTTAGTTTACTTGCTCCAACTATCTGGGAAATAGTTGGAGGTTGGAAATAGGGAGTGGGAAAGAGCTCAACCATTCATAGAAGAGTTCGTCAACAATTTTTCGTTTTAAGTTGTTGAGCTGAATCGAACTCTGTTCGCCTCAGTGCTCGTCGAAGAAATCAAAGATATACTAAAAGACTATACAAAAAAAAGAGAATCTTTCGACTCTCTCCACACCTTATTTCGTTTTTTCAACCTTCAAGATTTTTACATCATAGCTACCAGCAGGGGTTTCAATTGTTGCAATATCTCCTGTTTTTTTACCAATCAAAGCATGACCAATTGGGCTTTCATTTGAAATCTTGTTTGCAAAGGCATCTGCACCTGCAGCACCAACGATATGATAGACTTCTTCCTCGGTCTCACCAACTTCTTGAACAGTCACAGTCTTACCAATTGCCACTTCATCCGCAGCAACTGCATCACTGTTTACGATTTCAGCATAGCGAATTTTTGTTTCGATTGTTGAGATTTGACCTTCAACAAAAGCCTGTTCATCTTTAGCTGCTTCGTACTCAGAGTTTTCTGAAAGGTCTCCGTAAGAACGAGCAATTTTAATACGTTCAACAATTTCTGGTCGACGAACTAGCTTTAGTTCCTCTAGTTCTTTTTCTAGTTTTTCCTTTTCTTCCAAGGTCATTGGATATGTTTTTTCTGCCATTTGTCTTTCCTTTTCTTTTCTTTTATTTTTCATGAAAACAAAATTATGTGGAAAACCACATAATTTTGTTGTAAGAATTTACTCATTATTAAGATGTGCATTTACATACTTAGCAACGTTTTGGTTATGTTCATCAATATTATTTGTAAAGTAAACATTTCCAGTTGTAACATCTGCTACAAAGTAAAGATAGTCTGTCGTGTTGGCATTAATCACTGCCTCGATAGCCGAAAGGCTTGGACTATCCACTGGTCCAGGCATCAATCCTGGTGTCCAATAAATGTTGTATGGTGACTCAATTGATGTATCAATCGCTGCATCTTCTGCCAAAGTTGTTTCTTGACCAAGTTTACCCTGAGCATACAAGATGGCAATATTGGATTGTAGAGGCATTGCTGCATTCAAGCGGTTAAAGAAGACACTTGCAATGTTTCGACGATCTTCATCAGTAGAACCTTCTTTTTCAACCAAAGATGCCAAGGTAAGAACTTCATTTACAGTCAAATTCTTAGCAGCAATCGTTTCATAATATGGTTGTAAACGATTATCCATCGCGGCAATCATTTGCTCAACGAGCTCTTCGATAGTTGTTTCATCGCTGTATTCATAAACCGCTGGGAAGAGGTAACCTTCCAACTGATAAATAACTCCACTATCAGCAGCTGGTAAGCTGGCAAACAATTTTGGATAAGTAGCAACCATTCGATTAATAAAATCTTGGTTGGTCACAGTAGCCATAAATTGTTCTGTGGTAAATGGTGTTTTATCATTTTTATCTTCTGTCTTGGTATTATCTGTAATAGCCTGAGCAATTTGTGTCAGTGTATACCCTTCAACAATCAAAATCTTACCTGCGGCTTCTTTTTGAGCTGTCGGAGTGCCACTTTCTTGAAGTGCTTTGGCGATGTCATCCACAGACATATTTTGTTTTAAATTATAAAAACCACTTTGGAAATTATTATAGCTCTTAATTTTAGAGTAGTAATTAAAAATAGTAGCATTCTTAATCAACTTGTTATCAACTAAAATTTTACCAATTTCTAAAGTTGAAGACCCTTCTGGAATCTCTACCTGAATAGCTTCTGTAGCTTTGGTATTGACTGGTTCCAGACTAGATTTTACCCACATATAGCCAGTAAGACCTGTCACTAGAACCGCCACTACAATAATCGACATGATAACAGAGACAATGCGTTTAGCGGCTTTATCCTGTTTTTTACGACGTTGCTTGTTTGCTATGTGCGACGATGATCGTCTAGACTGTGTTGGTTGCATCTGCTCTTCTGTCGCTACAACTGGAGCTACTGCCTTCGTTGCAACAATTGTTTCTTCCAGTGAGATAACCTCTGTATCACCCGTTACAGCTGATACATCTTCCGTTGGAAATTCCAAAAATGTATCTTCCAAAGAAGACTTCTCTGAAAGGACAGGCTCAACTGGTTCGGAAACCAATGAGCTTGATGGAGCCTCATCAAATTCTACAGTATTAGCAGCTACAAGGTTTCGTAGCTCTTCCAAGTTCCGCTCCACCGTATCTTGAGGAACCGGACTTGAAATGACTTCTTTTTCAATCACAAAAGTCTCTGGAGTAGCCAAAGTTTCTGATGTTGGCTCTTCAATACTTTCCGTCATCACTTCTGATTCTTGCTGTTCTTCTGGCAAGTATGAATCAGGGAAGGCAATACCTTCTACTTTTACAATTTCAGTCTCTCTATGGGGGGCTTTTTCTTCGGCAAGACTAGGCTGGAGCTCGTTGATAACTTCATTACGCTTATCAACAAGAACATCCGCTGATTGTTCCGCCAAACGTTTCACCTTCAATTCTTCCAAATCTCGTAAAATTTGATCGCGGAAGCTTGAAGACTGCGTGTTTTTTTCATTCGTATCCTTTGTCACGCTGTTACTCCTTTCACACAGTTACTATACATTATATCTTAAAGGCTTATGAATTGCAAGAACTTCCCTTTCTACAAGGCTTTCCAGTACATATCACTCCACATTTGTCCTCCAAATTGTGACAAGGAGGGGCCAAAGTCTTCAAACTGATTCATTTCATAGTAGCCAATCAAATACTCCTTACAGGTCAGGGAAACTCCTTCAAATCCTCCTGCTAAAGCCACTTCTTTTATGGCTGCCAACAAAAGTGTCCCCACTCCCTGTCCCTTATAGGTAGCCGCTACGGATAGACTAGCAATAGCTAGGTGACTGCCTGTCGGCATGTCACTCTCTGTCAAGTAAAAAATATCGTCTGTAACAGTCTGCGAAACAGAAGGACAGGATAATAAATATCCTGCGATTTCCCCATCGTGTTCCATTATTAAACAGGTTTTACTCAAAGCATTCAGATAAATAGCAAGAACAGACTCAGCTATTTGTTCTTCTTTGGAAAAATTGGCATTTTCAATCAAAACAACTTGTTCTAAATCCGAAGGAGTAGCAAAACGAATTTCCATAATTTTCTCCCTTATATAGCGGAAAAACAGGGGCCATAGGCCTCCGTCTTTCTTTTTATTGGACGTTATTTGTAAGATTTGACAAGAGTCTTTCGAAGGAATATTCATAGGACTGAATATCACCAGCTCCCATAAATACATATACTGCATTGTCATGGTCTAAAAGTGGTGAAGTATTTTCAACTGTAACAAGTCCACCTTTTTTGTTGATTTTAGCCGCCAAATCTTCTACCTTAACCTGACCGTTGTCTGTTTCACGCGCTGATCCATAAATTTGAGCAAGGTAAACTGCATCTGCTCCATTCAACGCATCTGCGAACTCATCGAGAAGCGCAATGGTACGAGTGAATGTATGTGGTTGGAAGATGGCTACCAACTCCTTGCTAGGATACTTCTGACGTGCCGCATCAATAGTAGCAATGATTTCCGTTGGATGGTGAGCAAAGTCATCAATGATAACAGTATCATTAACAATCTTCTCCGTAAAACGACGTTTGACACCTCCAAATGTCTTCAAGTGTTCTGCAACCAGTTGCAAATCAAATCCAGCAATATAGAGATTGGCAATAACAGCTGTTGCATTCATCACATTATGCTTACCAAAGGTTGGAATTTGGAATTCTCCCAACTCTTCTTCACCATGGCGAACTTTGAATTGTGAGCCACTTGTAGAAGGCTTCAAGTCATAGGCAACAAAATCATTATTGTCTTCCAAGCCATAATAGTAGATTGGAGCATTTGCCGTGATACGACGAAGTTGCTCATCTTCACCAAAAACGAAGAGAGCTTTTTTTACTTGCTTCGCATAATCATTGAAAGCATTGAAAACATCCTCTAGACTAGTGAAATAATCTGGATGGTCAAAATCAATATTGGTAATGATGCTGTATTCAGGATGGTATGGGGCAAAGTGACGTTCGTATTCATCGGATTCGAACACAAAATACTGAGCATTTGCCGAACCGCGACCAGTACCATCACCAATCAGGAAGGAAGTATCTGTGATATTGCGCATAACATGTGCCAATAATCCCGTTGTAGAGGTCTTACCATGGGCACCAGCAACACCGAGGCTCGTAAAACCTTTCATAAATTCACCTAGAAATTCATGGTAACGTTTGTAGGTATAGCCCTGGGCATCAGCATAAGCGATTTCCACATTGTTATCTGGACGAAAAGCATTACCAGCAATCAATTCAACATCTGCTGTAATATTTTTCTCATCAAATGGTAAAATCTGAATCCCAGCTTGTTCAAGCCCGCGTTGTGTAAAGTAGTATTTCTCTACATCACTACCTTGAACCTTATGCCCCATTTGATGCAACATAAGAGCAAGTGCGCTCATACCTGATCCCTTAATTCCGATAAAATGATAGGTTTTTGTCATGTTATTCCTCTTCTATATGTGTCAAATTCAATTCTTGTGCCACTTGGCGATCTCGATGTTGTCTGCGCTCAGGATAATTGTAAACCTGACTCTTTCTTAAAAAGTCATACGAGTTTTTCTTTATAACCTGCTCCTGTTCTCTATCTTCTTTCTTCAAAGAATAGACAGCTGGCATATCAGCGAGAATATAGTCTGTCTGACGTAGGTTGTCCGCCAAACGTGTCAACCGACCTGCCTTAGATTCAGTTGTTGAAACGACAGGAGGTTTCACCACAACTTTAGCTGGTGCTGGTTTTTCATCTCTTAAGTAGGTTGCTGATCGTTTTTTCTTCAAGTCTTCTCTAGCCTGTTCACGAGCCAACTGCCCCTGTGTTTTCACTGGAGAAGGCTTCGTTTTAGTCAGTTGCTGAAGGCGTTCCTTGCGAGAATAATGGCTTGGCTTAGCTTCAAACAGAGGAGGCAGGAGCTCATCTTCCGTTTGTGCTACTGGTTTTGCCGACGCAACTCGCTGTGAATCGGTAGACCAGCTAAATTCCTTTTCTTGATAAGGTCCCCTGATATTGCTAATCAGGTCGCTCTCATCATATAAACTCATAATTGGATTTTCTCCAACTAGTACCTCATCATCTGCGACTAGTGGAAATCTTTTTTCATGTCTAATCATAAGTCATCCTTTCGAACCCTTATTATACCATACTTAGGCCTTATTTCCTAATTCTACGCTGAGCCAACTGATTCCATATCACTCAATCCCTAAAATCTCACGAATATCCTCAACCGTCAAATTCGCTCGGCTTTCATTGCCATCAAGGACTGTTTTGACAAGGTTCTTTTTATTTTCTTGTAATTCTTGAATCTTCTCTTCGATTGTCCCTCTAGTAATCAGGCGATAGCATTCAACCTTTTCAGTCTGCCCCATACGATGAGCCCGACTGATAGCCTGTGCTTCCACGGCAGGATTCCACCAAAGGTCGACTAGGATGACTGTGTCTGCACCTGTCAAATTCAAGCCAACGCCACCTGCTTTCAAGGAAATGAGAAAGGCATCTCGACTTCCTGCATTGAAGGCCTGTGTCATTTCTTGGCGTTGGTTAGCAGGTGTTGAACCAGTCAAAGTATAGGATGTCATCCCAATTTCTACCAGCTGTTCTTCTATTTTTTCCAGCATATTTCTGAATTGGGAGAATATCAAGACCCTGTGTTCACCTTCTTTTAGTTGCAAGAGTAATTCTTTCAAACTATTAAGTTTGCCACTCTCACCACTAAACTCTTCCATGAAAAGGCTAGGGGTATCGCAGATTTGACGTAAGCGAGTAATTCCTGATAGGATTTCTATCTTGCTACGATTGATTTGAGCATCATCTGCGCCAGCTATTTGAGTCCGCATTTGTTGAAGCTGGGCTAGGTAGATGGCTTTTTGTTCATCTGTTAGTTCATTAAGCACATTGACCTCTATCAAATCAGGCAATTCCTGAAGAACGTCTTCCTTATGACGTCTGAGAACGAAGGGTTGAATGGTCCGCGCAATGTCCTTGGCTGCTAATTTACCGAAGTCTTGTTTGCCTGGCAATAAACCTGGTAAGACAATTTGGAAAATGGACCAGAGTTCCGTCAAATGGTTTTCAATCGGAGTACCTGAGAGGGCAAAGCAATTCCCAACCTCAAACTCACGCAGGAGCTGTGCAATCTTAGATTGGGCATTTTTCATAACCTGCGCCTCATCTAAAATGAGGTAGTCAAAGCGTTCCTGTCTATAGAGTGCAACATCCTGTCTGAAGGATGGATAGGAGGTAACTAAGACTTGGTGACCATTGGCAATGATCTCTTCACGCTGGTCCTTGTTTCCATGGACAACAGCCACATCTAAACCTGGAGCAAACCGCTTGCACTCATCTAACCAGTTATAAATCAAGCTAGACGGTGCCAATATTAAAACTTTGGAATCTTTTGTCATCCGACTGGACAGAAAGGCGATAGTTTGCAAGGTCTTTCCAAGCCCCATGTCGTCAGCTAAAATTCCACCAAAACCATACGTATCCAGCATAGTCAACCACTTAAGCCCTGTCTGCTGATAATCCCTAAGCGACGTTGTTACTTCCACAGCAGGAAGCGGGAACAAATCTGGCTGAGCTAGATAGCTTGCCATTTCCTCAAATTCCTTGGAGAAACTGACTTGGTTGAATTGTGACAAGGATTGAGCCAATTGGTAACCAGCAAGAGCATGGACTTGTACCTGCCCCTCCTTACCATGACGGGCCCGCAGATAGATTAGGGTTTGACTGATTTTCTTGGTTTCCTCATCAAAAACAAATACCTTACCGCTCGGGCTAGTATAGTGATCCTCTTGATTCAGCAAGGCTGTAATCGCCTGATCGATTTCAGATTGTTCAATACCTGATAAGTCAAACGAAATATCCAAAAGTGATCCGTTACGCACAATTTCTAATTGAGGTTTGGCTTCAATATATAAAGCCTGGAGCCTTTCTGCTAGATGAACCTGCCCCATTTTTTGTAATATAGGCAATTGTTGTTGGAAAAATGGATAGAGATCCTGCTGACTAAGAGCCGCTCTCTGGGCATGATATGTCCCCCTAAAGCCAGCTAAACGAATAGCCTGATAGACCCTCTCCAAATGTTGGAAATGGCTGGCAAAAGGCAGGAGAGCCAAATCCTCTTCACTCCTTACCTGACGTCCATCAAAATCCAAAACCAATTGGAGTGATAAACTTTCATTTGCCTCCATCTGAATATGAAATTCTGGCTTGAAATCATGAATGATGAAGCGTTTAGGTGCCTTAACAGTCCCAATTGTCTGCAAATCTAGCAAGCTTAAAGCCAGACGATTTTGGTCAGGGAAATCCACCTGCACTTTTCTCAAACCTGATTCGGTTGGAACAAGTTCGGAAATTTGGTAAATCAGATGTTCTTGATGGCGATTGACACTATAAACCGTGCCATTTACTAAGAGATAGCGCCCATGAAAAAGTGGTCGGACTGTTTTTTCGTGAATAACCATTTCAATCATCTGCGTGTGAACGGTCACCTCAAAATGATAGAGCCCTTCCTCACCTGTCAACGGAAGAACCATCAAGGAGGAATAGGACTGCTGTTGATAGGAAAAGTTAAAATGTTCTAGCTGATTTAACAGCTCCAACCCCTCCTCAAAATAGGCTTGTGGCAGGCGAAAATGTCGTCCAAAATGAGTAAGAATATCCGAATCTATACCAACTTTCTCTGGTACCAAGGCCCAGAGAAAATCCAGGAGAGCCTGACTTGGTTCATCAAAATTTTCATAAGTAACTTGCTCATAATAATTTTTCCCTATTTGATAGTGACCATTGGCTTTCACAATGCGCAAAAAAGCTCCGATGTCCCGCACAATGTACGAACGTGTATCTGGCAAACGGGTAATTTTCAAGGTCCAATCTATCTGACGATCATAGGGCAATAAGCTCCCTTCAACTGATAACTGATACTTAAGCCCCAGTTCAGATTCTGGCCGCAAAATTTCATCTAAAAAGAGACCGCCAAAATAAGTCCGACGGACGGTTTCCTTATGTTGTTCACCATCTTCTTTCAAAGACTGCTTCATATCCTTGCCCGAGGCATCATTTTTTAAAAAATACTCCGT
This region of Streptococcus suis genomic DNA includes:
- a CDS encoding acylphosphatase produces the protein MRKVKMIASGRVQGVGFRWSVQFLAVEIGDIYGRVWNNDDGTVTILAQSDNAEKLSHFIHEIRKGPSRMAKVTYLDVTLANFEDYKDFQVAYR
- the yidC gene encoding membrane protein insertase YidC; translated protein: MKKNKRILLTGLALSTLVFLSGCVQTKNGVPTGEGWVYNFLVAPMGNLIKFFAENQGLGFGVAIIIVTLIVRLFIMPLGIYQSWKSTYQSEKMNYLKPILGPIQERMKNASSQEEQLAAQQEYFAAQKQYGVSVFGGMGCLPILIQMPFFTALFYAARYTEGISEATFLGIDLGSASLILTAIAGILYYAQSLLMQVGMDEEQKKQMRAVAIMNPLMIVMFSWSSPAGVTLYWVVGGFIGLIQQALTNLILKPRIRAKVEEEFKNNPPKPYKSTIKDVTPKASAIIEEKTSKKSNRNAGKQRSR
- the greA gene encoding transcription elongation factor GreA, producing MAEKTYPMTLEEKEKLEKELEELKLVRRPEIVERIKIARSYGDLSENSEYEAAKDEQAFVEGQISTIETKIRYAEIVNSDAVAADEVAIGKTVTVQEVGETEEEVYHIVGAAGADAFANKISNESPIGHALIGKKTGDIATIETPAGSYDVKILKVEKTK
- the mltG gene encoding endolytic transglycosylase MltG — translated: MTKDTNEKNTQSSSFRDQILRDLEELKVKRLAEQSADVLVDKRNEVINELQPSLAEEKAPHRETEIVKVEGIAFPDSYLPEEQQESEVMTESIEEPTSETLATPETFVIEKEVISSPVPQDTVERNLEELRNLVAANTVEFDEAPSSSLVSEPVEPVLSEKSSLEDTFLEFPTEDVSAVTGDTEVISLEETIVATKAVAPVVATEEQMQPTQSRRSSSHIANKQRRKKQDKAAKRIVSVIMSIIVVAVLVTGLTGYMWVKSSLEPVNTKATEAIQVEIPEGSSTLEIGKILVDNKLIKNATIFNYYSKIKSYNNFQSGFYNLKQNMSVDDIAKALQESGTPTAQKEAAGKILIVEGYTLTQIAQAITDNTKTEDKNDKTPFTTEQFMATVTNQDFINRMVATYPKLFASLPAADSGVIYQLEGYLFPAVYEYSDETTIEELVEQMIAAMDNRLQPYYETIAAKNLTVNEVLTLASLVEKEGSTDEDRRNIASVFFNRLNAAMPLQSNIAILYAQGKLGQETTLAEDAAIDTSIESPYNIYWTPGLMPGPVDSPSLSAIEAVINANTTDYLYFVADVTTGNVYFTNNIDEHNQNVAKYVNAHLNNE
- a CDS encoding GNAT family N-acetyltransferase, whose amino-acid sequence is MEIRFATPSDLEQVVLIENANFSKEEQIAESVLAIYLNALSKTCLIMEHDGEIAGYLLSCPSVSQTVTDDIFYLTESDMPTGSHLAIASLSVAATYKGQGVGTLLLAAIKEVALAGGFEGVSLTCKEYLIGYYEMNQFEDFGPSLSQFGGQMWSDMYWKAL
- the murC gene encoding UDP-N-acetylmuramate--L-alanine ligase, coding for MTKTYHFIGIKGSGMSALALMLHQMGHKVQGSDVEKYYFTQRGLEQAGIQILPFDEKNITADVELIAGNAFRPDNNVEIAYADAQGYTYKRYHEFLGEFMKGFTSLGVAGAHGKTSTTGLLAHVMRNITDTSFLIGDGTGRGSANAQYFVFESDEYERHFAPYHPEYSIITNIDFDHPDYFTSLEDVFNAFNDYAKQVKKALFVFGEDEQLRRITANAPIYYYGLEDNNDFVAYDLKPSTSGSQFKVRHGEEELGEFQIPTFGKHNVMNATAVIANLYIAGFDLQLVAEHLKTFGGVKRRFTEKIVNDTVIIDDFAHHPTEIIATIDAARQKYPSKELVAIFQPHTFTRTIALLDEFADALNGADAVYLAQIYGSARETDNGQVKVEDLAAKINKKGGLVTVENTSPLLDHDNAVYVFMGAGDIQSYEYSFERLLSNLTNNVQ
- a CDS encoding DEAD/DEAH box helicase codes for the protein MGRMMPGRIRQEGIDLYEAGKLTVLHSENGKMVLDIAGERFTYGDADSDLQCSCQLFQSKGYCQHLAATEYFLKNDASGKDMKQSLKEDGEQHKETVRRTYFGGLFLDEILRPESELGLKYQLSVEGSLLPYDRQIDWTLKITRLPDTRSYIVRDIGAFLRIVKANGHYQIGKNYYEQVTYENFDEPSQALLDFLWALVPEKVGIDSDILTHFGRHFRLPQAYFEEGLELLNQLEHFNFSYQQQSYSSLMVLPLTGEEGLYHFEVTVHTQMIEMVIHEKTVRPLFHGRYLLVNGTVYSVNRHQEHLIYQISELVPTESGLRKVQVDFPDQNRLALSLLDLQTIGTVKAPKRFIIHDFKPEFHIQMEANESLSLQLVLDFDGRQVRSEEDLALLPFASHFQHLERVYQAIRLAGFRGTYHAQRAALSQQDLYPFFQQQLPILQKMGQVHLAERLQALYIEAKPQLEIVRNGSLLDISFDLSGIEQSEIDQAITALLNQEDHYTSPSGKVFVFDEETKKISQTLIYLRARHGKEGQVQVHALAGYQLAQSLSQFNQVSFSKEFEEMASYLAQPDLFPLPAVEVTTSLRDYQQTGLKWLTMLDTYGFGGILADDMGLGKTLQTIAFLSSRMTKDSKVLILAPSSLIYNWLDECKRFAPGLDVAVVHGNKDQREEIIANGHQVLVTSYPSFRQDVALYRQERFDYLILDEAQVMKNAQSKIAQLLREFEVGNCFALSGTPIENHLTELWSIFQIVLPGLLPGKQDFGKLAAKDIARTIQPFVLRRHKEDVLQELPDLIEVNVLNELTDEQKAIYLAQLQQMRTQIAGADDAQINRSKIEILSGITRLRQICDTPSLFMEEFSGESGKLNSLKELLLQLKEGEHRVLIFSQFRNMLEKIEEQLVEIGMTSYTLTGSTPANQRQEMTQAFNAGSRDAFLISLKAGGVGLNLTGADTVILVDLWWNPAVEAQAISRAHRMGQTEKVECYRLITRGTIEEKIQELQENKKNLVKTVLDGNESRANLTVEDIREILGIE